GATACACTCTACTTGATTGCCATTTTGGGAAACAACACCTAGTTTATAAGACTTTGAAGCTTAACTGAACCGTATTGTGTTTTAGGTAAGAGCGATCGCCATCTTTCTTAAATCTTGCAACAGTGTCAACAACTACCGCTTGAAGCGAAATAAAACTATGAAGTTTAAATCTTTAGCATTGCTTTCTTTTCTATTATTAGAACTTGGTTTGCCTAACACAGCACACAGTCGAACCGTAGGTAAGGTAGAGTGCGGCAGCATCGAGAATTTTCCAACTAGCGTCCGCAAGATATCATTAGCCACTATCAAACCAACTTCTCAAGGGTTTGTTATGCGTATCACTGAGAAGAATGGTACAGATATTTTTCAATTAAATAGAAAATTAATTATTGAATCTGCACGAACTGAGGGACGCGGTAGCTGGAACCTAGTTCCTTATCACTATGACCCTTATCCTGTGAAAATTAAGCCTAATGGCTCATTTGACATTGCCATGATGGTTAGTACACGATCAAGTTGTAGTTTTCAAGGAAATTTAACATTCTT
This DNA window, taken from Merismopedia glauca CCAP 1448/3, encodes the following:
- a CDS encoding peptidoglycan-binding domain-containing protein — encoded protein: MKFKSLALLSFLLLELGLPNTAHSRTVGKVECGSIENFPTSVRKISLATIKPTSQGFVMRITEKNGTDIFQLNRKLIIESARTEGRGSWNLVPYHYDPYPVKIKPNGSFDIAMMVSTRSSCSFQGNLTFLGGAKERIFGTRNASRSPSRHSQNTQVARNGFLRLGDRGSQVYRLIEDLRCAGYYRAGNDSYFGPVTQRAVIAFQSDRGLLADGIAGSQTQKLLRQIRSRRCG